The sequence TAAGCAATATGTAGATTAAGTCATCACGCAACTGTATTTCATTTTTAGCTTCGGTTGTGGCTTTGACAGGTGAATAGGAGAAAAAAGTGAAGCAGGCAATCATTAACAAAAAACTTTTCTTCATAAAACCCACCCATTCCAGTTTTCTTTTATAATGTACAATTATGGTAGTTCTTATTAAGCTAACGGGCATTACCACAACAATGGTAATACTAATGCTTTTAATAAAAGGCAGAATTCTTTAAAAAGAGACGATCTTCTTCAATCAGGTGTTAAAGACATGATAGTTGTATAAAACGGTGATATAATAATCGTAAAGAGTAAAAGGGGCGGTGTATATTATGAAGTGGTCAGAGGTTAGAAGAATGTACCCAAATCAATATGTTAAACTTAACATCATTGACTTTTACCTAGAAGATGATAAAAAGATTGTAACTGATGTTGCCTTAATTAATGTTATTGAAGATCCTAAATTAGCTACTAAAGAGTTACTTAAATCTAAGGGCGATACTATTGTTTACCATACAGGGGCTGAAGAAATCGTTATTGAGATCAGAAAAGCAATAGGTTTAAGAGGTATGAGGTTATGAAGGTAGAATTTGTAAATCATTTACTAGAAGTTGAAATGACGATTTCCTACAAAGGAAAAAAGAAAACAATAGATAAGCTTGTTATTGATACAGGTGCAGCTCATACTCTGATTTCATCTGATATTGTTGATGAGATAGGCATATACTTTGAAAATAGTGATTCTCTTGTAAGCTCTTATGGAATTGGCGGTGAGGAGTATTCTTTCCGTAAACCAGTTGATTTTATCAGGCTAGGAAATTATGAAATTTCAGATATGAAGTTAGACTTTGGTAATTTAGATAATTGGGGAATCAATGGACTAATTGGACTAGATATATTAATGAATGGACAGTTTATCATTGATTTAGGGAAATTAGAATTAATCCAAAATTAGTAATGCAGATAAATCTATTGATACTACGGCTGCACAATGCTAGAAATTTTAAAGATTAACATCAGGGCATGGATAAATGCTATGATGTTATTTTTTATATTAAAACACTGATGTTTGCGAGATAGTGCACTTAAAGTAAATGTGCAAGAGTTAAATAAGAGATCATCACATTGATGGTTTTGGGTAAAATATTTGGGATATTATGTTAAAGTTGAATTATAAGAATCTTGAACGAAGCAGGATAGTGTGAAAAAGGGATTTCTAATTTCTATATAGAAAAGCTAATAGAAAAATACTTTTTTATCTAATTATTATAGGAGGGGTAGGTATGACATTAGGTACAAGTATATTTGGTTTGTTGTCTTTGATATTTACCATTGCATTACCTGTGTCTTTGATTTTTTTGATGATTTGGATTAACCAGATTAAGAGAAATAGCGAGACTCAAGTAGAGAAAAACAAAGAAATTATTCGATTGTTAAATAAAGAGAACACCCAATGATAATATAAAAGCTGTTTATTAAACTATAGGGGAGCTTTACTATAATAATAGGATATATGTGCTAAAAGGCGAGGGACACAGTTTGAATGAAAATAAGACTTCTAAACTTGAGAAATGGAGAGCAAAATATGCTTCATTAGCTGTTGCGATAGGTTGTCTATGTAGCGTTGTTGTAAGTTGGGGAGATAATTGGTTTATGACAGCGTTTTTATTAGCTGGGGTGTTAATTTGTGGAATAATAGGCGTTTATAATTTAAAACGCAATAAAAGTATTTAAAGTTTGTTCCTTCTTCGTCAGGTTGTTTTTTAGCTTTCGGGCTTTGGTATAGACTTTCCCTATTTTTTAACGATTTTCTTCGTCTTTTTCTTTTGGGCGGGTTTCTTCTGTGTCTTAAGACATCGACATTAAGGAGTTATTCGAGGTGGAGTAGTCCTCTTGCCATAGTAATCGTTATATGTACGTCAAAGTTGCGAAAAAAATTAAAAGTCAGGAAGAAAACGAAGGTAAATTATTTGAGGTTATGAATGATAGTACCTGATGATTTTTAGGTTATTTACAGAAGGTGAAGCGTATTAAATAGGACATAAGTTTTAAAGTTGTTGTACGTCTATATAATTTGACAAAATACTATCTACGGCTTATAAGGGTTATCGCTATACAACGATTAAAGAGGGAGTTATTCGACACTCCCTTCCCACATAAAAGCCCCCCTAGATTTATTAAAGAGGGGCAATAATATTAATTTTATATGTTACTTTATTACGATACTTGGAGTGTATGTTGTTAGTATTTCGATTACATCATTTGGTGTTAAAAACACATAATGTTCTAATTGATTGGGCTCATAAATACCTGAACTTTCTTCAAGAAACCATTTTATATATTCAGAGTTTTTGACTTTAAATAAAGTCCACTCGCTATAAAAATCTGTACCGTATTGTTGGTCTAAATAATTTAGTTTTTTCAATAATGAGCCTTCATCCGTATTTCTATAGGATAATACACCCTCTTCAAACTTAACTACAATTTTACTTTTATCTTTTTCATCGCTGAACTCTAATATTATACCTTCTTTATTATCAATAAAAGTATCATTATATAATTTTGAGGGTAATCCATTTATCGGTATCCATCTTTCCCAATGTTCCAATACTCTTCCTCCTATTACAATTAATAGCGAAACTTAGTTTTCTTTTTTCCGTCTTGAATTTCAATTGTTGGGCGACCATCACTACTCTTCTTTCTTACTATCACTGTTCTTCCATCTGGTAATTTACCAATTTTTAAATCTGGAGTATTCTTGGTGATATTTGGTTGCAATGACTCAAAGTCTTTTAATGCTTTATCAAACCCTCCAGATAAGTCATATTGAGAAGTTCTACCCTTAGTCACTCTCCCAGGTGTTGCGTTTTTAATTAAATCATCTACAGTTTTACTACTACCCTTAGTATTAAATGCTTTTTTTATCTTAGAGCTCACTACATCAAATGTCTCTTTAGCTCCTTTTACACTTATTTTAACTCCATGTACTGCAGTTGCCCCTAAAGCTGGTAGTGTAAAGTGATACAACCTTATTTTTTCTTTATCACTCTCAGATACATAAGGACTTACTAATGCTTCAAGTGCTTCATTTATAGTTAAATCTCTAGGATCTTTATATGTGACTGGTGGTTTATCAACCTGATCATAATACCTCGAATCCCAAATGAAACTTTGTGCTTCTGTATACTTATTTGGTTTTGGACACATAGGCGGGTTGCTTGATTTTGAATTGTTGGCATTTCCTTTTATATTTCCTACATTCACTTTTGCGGCAAGCACCTGTTTATTCATCTGCTTTTTCTGGTTGCTAATTTGTTCCTTCTTCGTCAGGTTGTTTTTTAGCTTTCGAGCTTTGGTAAACACCTTTCCTCTTTTTTTAACGATTTTCCCTATCTTTTTCTTTACAGTCTTCTTCTGTGTCTTAAGGGAGGCGACTACTTTCGGTTTTGTTGGTTTAGTGACTATCTTTTTGTTGGCAGCTTTCGATGCCTTTTTTAATGCTTGTGCCCCTTTTTTTATAACGCCCTTAACTGGAACACTGCCAAGAGCACTTATAGCGGCACCCTTCCATTTTCACCAGATCACCTTGGATATCTGTGATCCCATCCATCACGATGTTGCTGGTATTACAAGTAACGTGAATGGATTCTCCAGCTTTAATTTGGAGCGCTTGTCCACCTGTCAGTTCAAAGTCTTTTTCAGCTTGAAAGAGTACGTTATGCCGACTATGAACTTCAATGCCTACCTCGGTATCAAGCGTAGGGAAAATCGCCCCGTCTACTGTCTCCTTATATTTTACTATTAATTTCCCTAATTCGGTAGATGAAGCAAGTTTGTCAACTGAATCTGCTCCTAAATAATCACTCTTTCTATAGCAAACGGCTGATTCATTCAGTTTCATAGATTCACTCCTCGAGACAACCACTTTATAACATTTCTGTTTTATTATGTATCTAATTCTACTTTGTAGATTAGTTTATATCCTTCGTTTTGTAAATCTTTTACTTGTATTTTAATGTATATTTTTGTAATTATTCCCAATGTTTTATTATAAAAAACACCCCAACTCCAATGAAAAGTGTCATTGAAATTGAAGTGTTAATTTATGAAGTCAAGCTCTTTTTATTTTTAAAATAATATATTCCATGTAAATTGCCGCTCTTATTGGTTTTAATGATGGGCATCTTTTTTTATAATTCATTGCGAGCCCCCACATAATGATAGTAGATAATAGTGGAGAAATCTTTTGAGTGTAATTTCTTATAGGCTCTATTTTATCTTCTATTACTCTTTCTGATATATTCATAGGAGCTTTTCCAGATAGAATATAATATATTGTCGCTGATAAACTGTAAATATCTGAATATACGCCTTGTTCAGATGAATTCGAATAAAATTCGAGCGGAGAAAAACCTGTTGTAGTAAAAGCTGTGAAACTATTTTGCTCTTTAAAATAGATTGCTGAGCCAAAATCAAGGATAGTAGGCTGCCCATCCTTTCTAATCATAATATTACTTGGCTTTATGTCGCGGTGAATAATGCCACTTGTATGTAAATAGTCTAGTGCATCTAGTAGCGGAAGTAGCGAATTCTTTAAAAAACAAGATAAAGAAGTTATATGATGTTCCTTTATCATTTCATCAAGTCTTATTCCCTCACCATATTCCATTGCAATATAGCATGTACCATTTTCTTCGAAATGATCATCATATCCGATAATATTCTGATGATTTAGTTCCTTCATAATTAAAGCTTCTTGAATAAAAACATCCCTTAATTCTTTAAACTTCTTCTTAAAAGAGGGAGATTTATGCAAAACTACTTTATCGTCTAAATCACGTAAAGCCAACGATTTAGGGAAATATTCTTTAATTACTTGAATTTCCTTGTTTCTTAAATTCTCCGCCAAATACACAATAGATAATTCACTATCGGAAATAATCTTTATTATTCTATAGTTATTATTCAATATTATGTTTTCCTTTAGATAAGCACCCTCTTCAGTTGAATGCACAAGATTCCCTCCATGTTCATTCTTATCACTACAAAAAAACGTCTTACCATGAAAAAGAGGCTGTTTATAAGTCAGCCTCTTTATTTATTTTTATTTATGAAATAATTGTAAATTTGCTCAATCGCTTGGTCCTTCATTAATTCCTTGCCATATTCAATAACCCGATAAATTGTGATTGTAGCAGGCGTTCCAAATTCAGAAAGAATTGCGATGATATTTTCTGTCGTCTGCCCATTCAGCTCTTCTTCTTGTAATTCTAAATAAAAATGCTTTTGAAAGGAATAAAGCTTGCCACCGTCAATCCCTAAAACATGAAGTCTTGAGCTTAAGGATATAATATCCTCAAGTGACTGAAATTCATAAAAAATATCATCACTTTCATCAACGGTCACTTGCATTTCTATATAATCGTCATTAAATCCCTCTTCTTCATCCAGGGCCGATAAATCTTTCGTCACAATAATGACCATCCCTTGAGCCTGAAGAGAGTATACTTCAATCGCTATTGGCCCATCGGCTTCAAACCCTAATTCATCACTTGCCTCACTCATCATATCGCGGAAGAGTTGATGAACCTTCTGACTATCATGCCATAAGTCTTCCTTTGTTAAACCACGTTCTGTTAAGTCATCAAAAGTTAGAAAGATTTTTATTTTATTATAATTTAAACGCTCTAGCCTCATGAGCTACCCTCCCTTACCATCAACTCCCAAACATCCTTACAATACTATATGTTTGTTTTTTAAGATGGTTCTTATTGTGTAACATTTTTAACCTTAATCTTACACTGTTTTTGAGGGTCAAGACAAGTATTTTGTTTTCGATTGTACACTTACTGCCTTTTAAGCCATTTTTCCCATTCTAACCTCGTTGGACCAATTATATATTGTTGATAATCTTCCGTGAACCGATGTGAGAAAGACTGTATAGCCTGACCGCCAATTCCTATATTCATATCAACATGATTAGCGGTAATCTTATCAATAAATTGCGAAACGATTTCGACAGGATTGATT comes from Bacillus sp. (in: firmicutes) and encodes:
- a CDS encoding serine/threonine protein kinase → MHSTEEGAYLKENIILNNNYRIIKIISDSELSIVYLAENLRNKEIQVIKEYFPKSLALRDLDDKVVLHKSPSFKKKFKELRDVFIQEALIMKELNHQNIIGYDDHFEENGTCYIAMEYGEGIRLDEMIKEHHITSLSCFLKNSLLPLLDALDYLHTSGIIHRDIKPSNIMIRKDGQPTILDFGSAIYFKEQNSFTAFTTTGFSPLEFYSNSSEQGVYSDIYSLSATIYYILSGKAPMNISERVIEDKIEPIRNYTQKISPLLSTIIMWGLAMNYKKRCPSLKPIRAAIYMEYIILKIKRA
- a CDS encoding clan AA aspartic protease, with amino-acid sequence MKVEFVNHLLEVEMTISYKGKKKTIDKLVIDTGAAHTLISSDIVDEIGIYFENSDSLVSSYGIGGEEYSFRKPVDFIRLGNYEISDMKLDFGNLDNWGINGLIGLDILMNGQFIIDLGKLELIQN
- a CDS encoding genetic competence negative regulator; protein product: MRLERLNYNKIKIFLTFDDLTERGLTKEDLWHDSQKVHQLFRDMMSEASDELGFEADGPIAIEVYSLQAQGMVIIVTKDLSALDEEEGFNDDYIEMQVTVDESDDIFYEFQSLEDIISLSSRLHVLGIDGGKLYSFQKHFYLELQEEELNGQTTENIIAILSEFGTPATITIYRVIEYGKELMKDQAIEQIYNYFINKNK